The following DNA comes from Arcobacter cloacae.
TATATTTATATATTGTTTTTCAAAAACTATATTTTTTATTCTTGTCATAAGTTCTATTTGTTTGCTAGAATAATTACCCAAAGAGATAAAATTATCTAAAATTTTATTTGCAACTTGTTTATCAGTTGAATTTATAATATCTTCTAATAGTGTTTCGAAATCGTTATTTTCTTCAAGTTTATCTTTTATATTTTTTTCAATATCAAAAACATAATGTTTGATATTTTCAATATCTAAACTTGTAATCAATTTACTTTTTTCAAGTTGTTGAATCAAAACTAAATTATCCAAATACTCTTTTAATCTTTTTTGAATTTCAGTTTGAATAGATGCTTTATCTACAAAATCATTACTATTATGTTCTCTTATCTCTAAAATTTCATCTCTAAAATTAGTTTTTACAGGATTATTATTTCCTCTTTCGATAGATAAATCAGCTATATCTTCCAACTCTTTTCTAATAATCTCTAAATCATCTATATTTAAAAAGTTGTATTTATTTTCCAAAACTTTATCTATAACTTCAATCTTATTTTTGATTGTATGAATAGTATTTGCTTTAGATTTTAAAATCTTACATCTTTCTTTTAAACTTTCAATATAACTTTTATTATCTTTTGCTTTTATACTTAACTCTTGTGAATTTAAAATCTCCATTTGAAACCTTTGTGTTTCAAATTTTGTATTATCTTCAATATAATCAGATATTGTTTTTATATCTTCATAAACTTTATCTGTAATGATATTCAAATCAAGTGTTTGTAACTCTTCAATAATAAATCTATGTTTTTTAAGTCTATAATCACCTAAATCCAAATTATCAATTTGAGTTTTTACGATACTTACTAACTCTTTTTTAAATTCACCCTCTTCCAAAATTCTTATCAATCCAACTCTTTTTAAAAACAATCTTTCTTGCAAAGATGTACTTTTACTAGATGGCATTCCCTCAGGAGTCAATCCAAAATAAGTGAAGTTCATCCCAAAATCAAAGATATAAAACTCTTTTTTATTTATCCCATCACCTAATAAATTTGGGCAAAGTCTTGTACCTCTTCCTATCATTTGCCAAAATTTTGTTTTTGATTTTACAGGTTTAAAAAATACAAGATTTAGTATTTCTGGAACATCAATTCCAGTATCAAGCATATCAACACTTATTGCTATTTGAGGATTTCTATTTGGATTTTTGAAGTTATCCATCAAAGTATCTTTATGTGATATTTCACTATGAATAATCTCTGCTTCTTTTGTTCTATGAGGATATAATAAATCAAAAATCTCTTTTATATACTCTGCATGTTTTTTATTTCTTGCAAAAATTATAGTTTTTCCTATTTTATTTCCATCATTTATTTTAAGTCCATCACTATGAAGTTTTTTCAAAACCTCTTCATTTGTCTCTTTGTTTAAAACTCTTTCATTTATCTCACTTGAAGATATTTCTTCCTCATCTTCTTCAAATTTACTCTCATACTCTTCTTTTTCATCTTCACTTAAATCTTCGTATTTGATTCCTCTTTTAACAATTCCTAAATCTATCTCTTTTGCTTTAAATGGAACTAAATTTCCATCTTTTATGGCAATATCAAGTGAATATGAATCTGTTGGTTCTTTATCATCTGTTTGAAAAAACTCATAAGTATTTCTATGAACTTCATCTGTGGGAGTAGCTGTTAGTCCCAAAATAAAAGCATCAAAATATTCAAATATAGCTTTATACTTTTTGTAAATAGTTCTATGTGCTTCATCTACGATTATCAAATCAAAATAAGCACTATTGTATTCTGCATTTTTTATTAAGTTATGTACAGTTTCATAAGTTCCAAAGTGCATTCTTGAATCTAAATCTTTTTCATCCCCTAAGTTTGTACAAGTTTCACTCAAGTATTCATTGAAGTTGTTTTTTGCTTGTTTTACAAGTTCAACCCTATCAGCTAAAAATAGAACTTTTCTAACCCAATCTGCACGAATCAAAACATCACTTAAACTAGCACTTACTCTAGTTTTTCCAGTTCCTGTTGCCATTACAAGTAAAGCTCTTCTTTTATTTGCTTCAAACTCTTTTAGAACGCTTTTTATAACTCTTTTTTGATAAGTTCTATCTGTGATATTTTCATTTATTGCATAAGTTGATGGTTTGTTATTTTGTATTGCTTTTTTTTGTTGAAGTATTCTTTTTAGTTCTGATTTTGGAAAGAAACTATGAATTTCTCTAAATGGATAAACATCATTTGAGTATTCTATGATTTTTCCATTTGTTACAAATATCAAAACATCTTTATCAAACTTTTTACTTAAAGCTTGAGCATATAATTGTGCTTGATATTTACCTGCACTTATACTCTTAGAGTATTTTTTTGCTTCAATAACTGCAAGTGGAGTATCATCTTCATCCCAAATCACATAATCAGCATATCCAGTATCTCCATTTTCTAAAGTTAGCTTATACTCAATATCTTTTTTCTTTGTGAAGTTTTCAGTTGTATATCCAGCTTCTCGTAACTCTAAATCAATCAATAAAGCTCTAGTTTGAGCTTCACTTAATCCTTCCAAAGTAGATACTTTTTCTCTTTTTATTTTCTTTTGTTCTTTTGTAAATTTTGGTAAAGATTGTTTTAGAAGTTCTAATTCTTGAAGAAGTTTTTCATTTTCTTCTTTTAGTTTATCTTTTTCTTGGATTTGTTTATCATCAATTTTTTCAACTTTTGGTTTTGCGATATTTAAAACATCATAATCCCCATTTACTTCATAGTTACTATAAACCTCAACTATCCATTTTTGAAACTTATACAAACACTTATTTGCGTATAAACTCTCTTTTGAATTTATAGTGATATTATGTTTTCCATGTGATGCACTATTTCCTATTTTTCTTATAACATGCAATTCATTTATAAGCTCTGTTGGAAGAATCTCTGCAAAAGTAGGATGAGTAATAAGTTCAAAGGTACTAAGTTCATTTAGTAATTTTTCATCTAAATCTTCATCTATTTCATAGATAAATTTGATAGATTTTTCTAGTGCTTTTCGTGCATAAAATGCTGAAACTTCTGGGTCATCTAATACATTTGATTCTGCTTTTATACAATCACTTGCTAATATAGCAAACTCATCTTTTAAAAATGAAAAGTTACTCATAAAATACTCCTATTCTTGGAAACTTTTTTGTAAAAGTGCTTGGAAATTTTCTTCTAATTTTTTAAGCTCTTTTTCATAAAGTGATTTTTGTTCTTCTATTTTTTCTATTATTTTTGCGAATTTGTTTTGTATATCGATTGGTGGCATACATATAAAAACAGATTTTAATTTAATAATAGTTAGTGCATCTTGAGCAGCACCCTTTGATAATCCTAGAATTTTATTTTTAAATTCCTTGGTTTGAAACATGTAAAGTAAAAATTTTTTATTAATATCTATTTTGTAATTTCTCAACCAAATTAAATTTCCATCTTTAAAATAAAATTTTTCATCATCCACCAAATAAAAATAACCAATTGTTGCACCAACAGCAGTAACTAAAATATCTCCTTTTTGAGGATAGCCGAATTTTGATGCAAAATTTTCAAATGCATCTTTAGAAATATATTCAATTTCTTCTGGCTCAATATTTTTTGATTTTAAAATGATTTCTTTAATTTTGTAAAATGGAATACCTTCTGAAACATAATCTGATTTATATACTCTTTTAGATGATGTTATTTCACAAATATCATTCAATTCTTTCACTTCCCACCCTCTAGGATTACTAACTGGGTCGCCAAACATATCAATAAAAATAGATTTTGCAAGAGCATCAAGTTTTGTTATTGATTCTTTTCGTAGTTCTATAAGTTCATTTGCTTTATCTAATGTTTTTGCAATTTGTTTTTGTTTTTCTAGTGATGGTAAATCAATCTCAATATTTTTAATATCTTTCCAATAAACATGTGGCTGTCCTGCACCTGTTTGGAAAGAATATATTATCTCTTGTTTTGATAATAAAAACAAATAAAAATAATCTAAATTTATATTTTCATTTACTTCAATTACAGTACAATCAGAAGCCCAAATTGGATAAGTATGTTTCCAAACAAATCCAGCATTCGCACCACTTGAACTAATCGTAATTGTATTTGTATTGTAATTTGCATGACTAGAAAAATATGCTATGCTCTTACCTGCTGCAATTACGGGGAAATCACCTTTATCTCTATAATTTTTGGGTAAATTTTTACCTTTAGCAACATTAATAAATTTTTTATCAGCTAATTCAAATAACTTAACTTTCTTATTCATTAATCAACTCTTTTAATTCTTCTAATCCAACACTTATTTTAGAGTTTATAAATTCCAAATCTTCAAGTATTTTGCTAGGTGTATCATAAGAGATAGTTTCATAAACTGTCTCTTTGTATCTGTTGATACTTAGGTCAAAATCAGCTTTTTCTATTTCAGCTATTGGAACAAAAAAGCTTTTATCTGTTCTTGTTCTTTTTGTTTCATTTTCAAGATTTTTAAATCTTTCTAAAATATCAGGAATATCACTTCCCTCACAAGCAGTTCTATTGTCATTTAGAGTAAAGCCATCATTTTGCATATCATAAAACCAAACTTTATCGTTTTTGTGTCCGTTTGTTTTTGTAAATATTATGATTGCTGTACTAACTCCTGCATAAGGTTTAAATACACCACTTGGCATTGAAATAATCGCATCTAGCTGTTGATTTGTTACTATCTCTTTTCTAATCTCTTTGTGTGCTGTTGTTGAACCAAATAAAACTCCATCAGGCACGATGATAGCAGTTCTTCCTCCAACTTTTAAAGCTTTTAATATGAGTGAAACAAATAAAAGTTCTGTTTTTTTAGTTTTTGCAACATCTAAAATAGCTTTTGCAACCTCATCATAATCAAGTGAACCTTTAAAAGGTGGATTTGCAAGGATTAAATCATATTTATTTTCTTCATCTAAATCAAATTTTGCTAAAGCATCTGTATTTGAGATATGAGCTGATTCAATAGAGTGAAGCATCATATTCATAGATGCAATTCTTGCCATTGAAATATCAAAATCATTTCCATAAAACAATCCCTCAAACTCTTTTGAACTTAAAGTATCAAGAAGTTCGCTTTTGTGGTCTTTGATATATTCTATTGAGTTGATTAAAAATCCAGCTGTTCCACAAGCAGGGTCGTAGATTTTGAAATCTTTTGTGATATTTGCATTTGATAACATCATTTCAGCCATCATTTTTATGATATGTCTTGGTGTTCTAAACTGTCCATTTGTTCCAGCAGTTGCTAGTTTACTAAGTAAATATTCATATAAATCACCTTTTATATCTTTGTCATCAAGATGAAGTTTATCTATCATATCCACAACTTTTTGAAGTAATTTAGCAGTTGGGATTAAAAAAGTTGCATCTTTCATATATTTTGAAAAAGTAGAATCTTCATCTGCTAACTCTTTGATGAATTTAAACATCTCTGTTTGAAAAGTAGCAAACATATCTTCTGCTGTTTTTAGTGAAACATTTTGCCATCTAAGGTGCTGATTTTCTTTTGTGAATATATCTTTTACAGAACTATCAAGTCTTTTTTTCTTATCTATTTTTGTTTGAGCTGTATCTAAACTTTTTATAAATATCAAAAAAGTAAATTGTTCTACAACTGTAAGAGGATTTGATATTCCTCCCGTCCAGAATGTTTCCCAAATTTTATCAACTTGACTTTTTAGTTCATTTGTTATCATTTATATTTTTTCCTGTGAAAATTGTTTTATATTTAGTTATTTATTTTAACTAATGTTATCTATATAAATGATGAATGAATTACTAATTTTTAATTACTACCTTATTTCTTCCACTGTTTTTTGCTTCATATAAAGCTTTATCTGCTCTTTTGAAACTATCTTCTATAGTTTCATTTTCTCTATAAACAGTTGCCCCAATTGAACAAGTGATATGTTCTACTTTTTCAAAAGAAGTTTGAGCTATTGTTTTTCTTATATTCTCTAAAACTTTTTTTGCATTATCTATAGAATTAATTTTTAATAATAAAATAAACTCTTCTCCACCCCATCTTATAACTAAATCATCATTTCTTGAAGAGTTTTGAATAATTTGTACAAATTGTTTTAAAACCCTATCTCCAACATCATGTCCATAGGTATCATTTACATTTTTGAAAAAATCAATATCTAGTATTGAAAAAATTAGTAAATGATTCTCTTTTGTATATTCATTTATAATTAAATTTTTATGACTTTCAAAATACTCTCTATTAAAAGCACCTGTTAATTTATCATGGGTTGATTTATTCTCTAGTTGAATTTGTTTTAAAATCGTATCACTTATATCCGTAAGTGAAATAAGATATTGTTCATCTTCTAATTCAACTATTGAGACATTAAAAACTTTTGTTGTTTTAGTTGTTGGATGTAAAATAGAAACTATTCTTTTTTCAGATTTTAATTTTAGGATATTATCAATCCAAGTGCTATTATCATTTATTTTTCCTAAATGAAAAAATAACTCTTCTTGGATAAATGTTTGTGCTAAACAAAAATATTTTTTTTGAAATTCTTCTAAATTTTTACAATCAAAAAAATCAAGTAAAAATTTATTTGCAAAAATAGATTCAGTTTTATTTATAATAAAAATCATATTTGGTTGAATATCTAAAATTGTATTTATAAACTTTTTTTGGTCTGATAGTTTTGCATTTAAGAGTTTTAATTTTGTATAAAAGAACAATCCAAATATAAAAACTAAAACAAAAGGTGTTACAATTTGCCAAATTAAATTATAATCTATAGTCTTTTCATATATTGTAGATGCCCATTTATCTATAATCTCTTTTGTATGTAATTCATCGATTTTATTTATTGATTTTTGTAAAATATTTAATAAAACTTCATCATTTTTATTAACACCTATAACAAACTCTAATTCATCATTTATTTTTCCAGCAATTTTTAAATCATTAAAATATTCAGATTGAATACGATATGAAACTGTATATAATGTTCCAACAAATCCATAAACTTTTCCCTCTTTTAAAAGTTTTAATCCCTCTTGAGCATTTTCAACTTCAACGATATTTAGGTTTGAGTACTTACTTTTAAAAAAATCAATATTTAAATATTTTCTTGGAACTGCAATTTTTTCTTCTTTTAAATCTTCTAATTTATTAATAAAAGGAACATTTAATTTTGTTGCGATTACAAGTGGAACTTTAAAAATAGTTGATGAAAGATTCAATTCTTTTTGCATCAAAGGAGTTCTAACAGCCAAAGACAAAAAATCACACTTTTTATCTTTTATAAAATCCAAAGCTTCATTTGGCGTTTCTGTTTTTACTAATTCAAATTTTGTAGATAAATTTTTCTCTATGATAGAGTAATAATCAGCTCCAATACCTACATATTTATTATCTTTATTTAATCTCTCAAAAGGAGTCCAATCAGAACTAATACACATTTTTATAGGTTGTTTATTGGTTAAATATGATTTCTCTTCATTTGTTAGGTTAGATTCTTTATTTAAATCATTAAAAACTATTTCATTAAAATTGATATTATTTTTTGCTAATCCTAAAAGTTTATATACATTATAAATTTTTTCTAATTTTTCAGGTTCTATTTTTCCTAATTCATTTGTATTAAAATAAGCTAATTTTTTTAATTCATTTGCTTCATAAATTAAAGCTTCCTTAGATTTATATTGAGGGTTATATTTATTATAAATTATTTCTACACTTTCATTTATATTTGAAAAAGCATATTCCCAACCTTTTAGGGAAGCCTCTTTAAACTTTTTTACTTCTTCATGATTATTTTGTAAATAACTTTTACTTGTAGTTAAAATATCACTATAAAAATCAAAACCATAATCTTTTGGATTAAAAATAACTGGCTCTCCACCTAACTCTTTTAGAATATAAGGTTCATTTGAAATATATGATGCTATTAAATCTGTTTTATTATCAATTAAATCTTTTGTATTAAAAGATGGCTCTTGAATAACTAAATCATTAAGTGTTATTCCTTGAGAAAACATCATT
Coding sequences within:
- a CDS encoding HsdM family class I SAM-dependent methyltransferase; amino-acid sequence: MITNELKSQVDKIWETFWTGGISNPLTVVEQFTFLIFIKSLDTAQTKIDKKKRLDSSVKDIFTKENQHLRWQNVSLKTAEDMFATFQTEMFKFIKELADEDSTFSKYMKDATFLIPTAKLLQKVVDMIDKLHLDDKDIKGDLYEYLLSKLATAGTNGQFRTPRHIIKMMAEMMLSNANITKDFKIYDPACGTAGFLINSIEYIKDHKSELLDTLSSKEFEGLFYGNDFDISMARIASMNMMLHSIESAHISNTDALAKFDLDEENKYDLILANPPFKGSLDYDEVAKAILDVAKTKKTELLFVSLILKALKVGGRTAIIVPDGVLFGSTTAHKEIRKEIVTNQQLDAIISMPSGVFKPYAGVSTAIIIFTKTNGHKNDKVWFYDMQNDGFTLNDNRTACEGSDIPDILERFKNLENETKRTRTDKSFFVPIAEIEKADFDLSINRYKETVYETISYDTPSKILEDLEFINSKISVGLEELKELINE
- a CDS encoding restriction endonuclease subunit S; translation: MNKKVKLFELADKKFINVAKGKNLPKNYRDKGDFPVIAAGKSIAYFSSHANYNTNTITISSSGANAGFVWKHTYPIWASDCTVIEVNENINLDYFYLFLLSKQEIIYSFQTGAGQPHVYWKDIKNIEIDLPSLEKQKQIAKTLDKANELIELRKESITKLDALAKSIFIDMFGDPVSNPRGWEVKELNDICEITSSKRVYKSDYVSEGIPFYKIKEIILKSKNIEPEEIEYISKDAFENFASKFGYPQKGDILVTAVGATIGYFYLVDDEKFYFKDGNLIWLRNYKIDINKKFLLYMFQTKEFKNKILGLSKGAAQDALTIIKLKSVFICMPPIDIQNKFAKIIEKIEEQKSLYEKELKKLEENFQALLQKSFQE
- a CDS encoding diguanylate cyclase — translated: MKKILLIIIFTYSLLFSKEVTLQLPWKYQFQFAGYIIAKEKGFYKDIGLNVKLKEFDSTIDVIKELDENKIEYAVTRPTSMIDISKGKNLKYLATIFQSSPLVLLTNKNSGITSLSDFKNKRIMTSGDLSSDVSLISMMFSQGITLNDLVIQEPSFNTKDLIDNKTDLIASYISNEPYILKELGGEPVIFNPKDYGFDFYSDILTTSKSYLQNNHEEVKKFKEASLKGWEYAFSNINESVEIIYNKYNPQYKSKEALIYEANELKKLAYFNTNELGKIEPEKLEKIYNVYKLLGLAKNNINFNEIVFNDLNKESNLTNEEKSYLTNKQPIKMCISSDWTPFERLNKDNKYVGIGADYYSIIEKNLSTKFELVKTETPNEALDFIKDKKCDFLSLAVRTPLMQKELNLSSTIFKVPLVIATKLNVPFINKLEDLKEEKIAVPRKYLNIDFFKSKYSNLNIVEVENAQEGLKLLKEGKVYGFVGTLYTVSYRIQSEYFNDLKIAGKINDELEFVIGVNKNDEVLLNILQKSINKIDELHTKEIIDKWASTIYEKTIDYNLIWQIVTPFVLVFIFGLFFYTKLKLLNAKLSDQKKFINTILDIQPNMIFIINKTESIFANKFLLDFFDCKNLEEFQKKYFCLAQTFIQEELFFHLGKINDNSTWIDNILKLKSEKRIVSILHPTTKTTKVFNVSIVELEDEQYLISLTDISDTILKQIQLENKSTHDKLTGAFNREYFESHKNLIINEYTKENHLLIFSILDIDFFKNVNDTYGHDVGDRVLKQFVQIIQNSSRNDDLVIRWGGEEFILLLKINSIDNAKKVLENIRKTIAQTSFEKVEHITCSIGATVYRENETIEDSFKRADKALYEAKNSGRNKVVIKN
- a CDS encoding DEAD/DEAH box helicase family protein is translated as MSNFSFLKDEFAILASDCIKAESNVLDDPEVSAFYARKALEKSIKFIYEIDEDLDEKLLNELSTFELITHPTFAEILPTELINELHVIRKIGNSASHGKHNITINSKESLYANKCLYKFQKWIVEVYSNYEVNGDYDVLNIAKPKVEKIDDKQIQEKDKLKEENEKLLQELELLKQSLPKFTKEQKKIKREKVSTLEGLSEAQTRALLIDLELREAGYTTENFTKKKDIEYKLTLENGDTGYADYVIWDEDDTPLAVIEAKKYSKSISAGKYQAQLYAQALSKKFDKDVLIFVTNGKIIEYSNDVYPFREIHSFFPKSELKRILQQKKAIQNNKPSTYAINENITDRTYQKRVIKSVLKEFEANKRRALLVMATGTGKTRVSASLSDVLIRADWVRKVLFLADRVELVKQAKNNFNEYLSETCTNLGDEKDLDSRMHFGTYETVHNLIKNAEYNSAYFDLIIVDEAHRTIYKKYKAIFEYFDAFILGLTATPTDEVHRNTYEFFQTDDKEPTDSYSLDIAIKDGNLVPFKAKEIDLGIVKRGIKYEDLSEDEKEEYESKFEEDEEEISSSEINERVLNKETNEEVLKKLHSDGLKINDGNKIGKTIIFARNKKHAEYIKEIFDLLYPHRTKEAEIIHSEISHKDTLMDNFKNPNRNPQIAISVDMLDTGIDVPEILNLVFFKPVKSKTKFWQMIGRGTRLCPNLLGDGINKKEFYIFDFGMNFTYFGLTPEGMPSSKSTSLQERLFLKRVGLIRILEEGEFKKELVSIVKTQIDNLDLGDYRLKKHRFIIEELQTLDLNIITDKVYEDIKTISDYIEDNTKFETQRFQMEILNSQELSIKAKDNKSYIESLKERCKILKSKANTIHTIKNKIEVIDKVLENKYNFLNIDDLEIIRKELEDIADLSIERGNNNPVKTNFRDEILEIREHNSNDFVDKASIQTEIQKRLKEYLDNLVLIQQLEKSKLITSLDIENIKHYVFDIEKNIKDKLEENNDFETLLEDIINSTDKQVANKILDNFISLGNYSSKQIELMTRIKNIVFEKQYINIGKAVSSIKDILGNDNHPLSSEFDKLSENEQDDILDVVKFIEKLEVKVE